Genomic window (Vigna radiata var. radiata cultivar VC1973A chromosome 1, Vradiata_ver6, whole genome shotgun sequence):
AATCTCGCTCATTTTCCTATCACAGAACCTGCTGAACTCTTCGCTGAAGTGCCTCGTTCCCTTGCTCAGAACCTCCTCCCACGTCAACCCCTGAAGCATGTTGAAGCACCGGAAACTCTCCTCGCACCGTTCCACCGGGTTCAGCACCGCGTTGCAGGCGTTCTTCTGGAACCCTATGGTTTCGAAGTCCTCGAAGAACGTTCTGTTGAGGAGGGCCTCCAGGTAGAAAAGCAGGCTTCTGGGGTTCTTTGAGAAGGAGATTTTCACGTCGTAAGGTTGGAGCAAAAACGAGACTTTCTCGTACACCTTGCTTCCCATGTGCCTCAGTTGCATGGTCAATGAACGAGAGAGAAGCTTAACGGACGATCTCGCTTCGGAAATCGCCACCAAGAAGTGTTGAATCACCGCGTCCTGGTGAAGGGTTTGACTCTGTTTGAAGGGCGTGGGAGAAGAGACGGCGTTGGCGTTGGCGTTGGCGCATTGTTCGAGACCGGATTTCAAGCTGTGGCAATAGAGTTCGAGCTTGTTGAGCTTCTTCTCGAGCTCCCCCATGGAATGCATGAGTCTGGAAGCTTCGAGAAGGGCCTCGTCCCGTTTCCTGGTGGCGTGGAGGAGCTTGTGAGAGAGTTCGGCCACCGCCATTTTCCACTGTTCCTCTCTGGAAGCCGGAAGAGGGTTGTGGTGCGACGACGACATGGGGCTCTTGCGGGTGAGTTTGGAGACGAGGGACCTGAAAATGCCATTTGGGCTGGCGAGGAGAGAGGAGGATTGTTTCGTGTGGGAGGCATTGTTGTTGGCGGCGTGATCGAAGGGAAGTATGAAGATTTTGTCTCTGGAGTGTGGCCTGCACTTGTTGCAAGACACGGAGGAATCTTCCTCGGATTCGGATCTCTTTTTCTTGTGGGTGTTGGATTTAGTGTTGATAATGGGCGTGGGAGGATGGTGGTGGTGAGATGGTGTGCTTCTGGTGTGCCTTGTTGTTTCTTCTCCGGCGAGTTCGTCGAATTCACGGTCCTCTTGTATctgcaagaagaaaaaggaatttagaaaatgagaagaagaaggaagaaggaggaagaagagagaagaaggcACAGACGGGAGTGAAATGAGGTGATTTGGAGGTGGAAGCCATTAGAGTTtgtaagagaaagaaaagagtgaGAGATTGAGCTaaggttgaagaagaagaagaagaagaatgtggTGGTCCATGATATGAGAAACGAGTGAGAGATTaaagataacaataataaataaggGGTAATGAATGGAGTGAAGAGATTCAACTACTGCTATTTATTGAGAGTGCGGTGGATCACGAAACCACCAACCACGTCTCTGTCTTCATGAGAGAGATAGCCTCAGTGCATGTGAACCTATTTATGACCTTCTTCTTCGTATCAAAATTCTACTATataactaaactaaaaataaaagaatatatatatatgtatggtGAAAATGTGAGGTATATTTAATGAGAGTGTGAGTGATGGCTCTCTCAAATAAATTCCATTACCAAATTCACTCTGCTCACTATAAATACTTACACTGTTCATTTATTTCTGAAATTCTCATTCACTTCTCTTGATTCATGTGAGATATGTATATCACTCAATATGAAACAAAAACTCTTAATCTCAGTAACAATGGAGTCTCTGCAGGGAGGGAAGTACACAAcatttttgcatttaatattcCTACAGCAATCCTTAAATCAACAACCATGTCCCatgaaaaacataaagcaaTTACAAAAACACTGCATGGTTTTGTATTTCATTGTTCGTCTAATTAATACCATTTTAATTGAAGATAAAGTTCTTGTTAAAGATAAAAGAGTATGActtctagtttttattttattttttctgctATTTTGAGTCAAGCAAATCTTGCTTCTACCtttgtattttctcttttcttttgtactGAGAATTTGGTACGAAACAAACGCACCATAAAAGAAGGATAGTTAAGATTGTTGGTGGTGAAGTGTGTGTACAGATATTTTCACgaatccatttttattttattttttgaacattttttttttgtttctatttattatGTTCTCTCACAAAAAGCAGAAAAACATGTCTGTCCCAATAGAGACAAATGACAACCATTAGAAGAAGGCAAGGGCATCATATATTAAGCACTGTAGCCAAAAACCCAAGCCAACCAATTTCAAATCCCAAGACTTCACCTTTTGGTTTCAACACTGCTTTCAAACCAACCCAAAACAACTTCAATCAAAAGGGTAACAGTATGGAGGAGATTGGATGCCATTGCCATATCATGGGAGCATTTTTTTGTACTTTTACAAACACTTATATTTTAGGTAACCATTCATCACGTGAGctaagaatttgaatttctcttcCGACAAAAACTAATGTATATATTAACGTCAAAATCACGACCCTTTATGGTTTCTACACAGAAAGTTTGAgcttttttatctaattaatcGGAGATTTACTTGCCcatatgaaatgaaaaagaaaatacaagtgTAATGAATCATACTAAACTCAAGTATAAAACTCAGAGCCATTGGTACTGTAAAAGGGATCTTACTTGTACAGTCTGGTAGAAGTTTAATGAGCAGGAAAAGCTTAGCAAGGACTCTATATATCTCTATGTAGCTAATCTACATTAGTGAGATATAGTGTATGTGTAACGAACATGTAGCTAGGTATTGGTGATATATCACTCGCTGCATGTACATGCCTAATTCAATAATCAGCCTACGGTTTAACAATAAGGATGAAAGTGATGGTTAGGATTTAGGAGTAATGTGTAGATACTACTAAAAGAGAAACTAGTTGAAGTTGTGAACATGTAAGACTTTTCCCGTTGTGGTCGtaatataaagtattatatttgGATGTGATGGAGTGAAGGGCAAATTCCAAAGTTAAGGCATATAATAGATTCATAGGTTCACAGAAGCTACCTTCAACTGAAAGAAAAGGTACTAAAAGCCAAAGGAAAGTGGCATTAAGTTGATAACTGTGACTTCGGTGTGTCGTTTTTACACGAGGATAGACAACTGTGCATGAAAGCAATAGATTGTGTCGTGACTACTTCTATCCTTATTATCACCATCAAGTGTAAGCATATCTAACACcctcacctttttttttttggatttttattttacacACTCAATCAGCTTTACACAGCTGTATTTGTTCTAAATATCTATATAAAGTCGTATCCTTCATTTTACGCCAAAAATGGATCAGCTTTCTAATATGCACAAATATATCTTCTACTTTGTATCATATTGTAGTACATTAATTGAAAGTAAACGATGTTTTCCCATTGGTTAGTCTGTTTGCCTCACTACAAAAACTCCCTACAATCTGAAATCTTTCTTTTGATTGTTGTGAAACCCTGAAAACTTTCGTCAAAGAAATCTGTAACAGACAAAAAAGCCGACATTCccttttgcatattttttctcCAATGATGTGTAAGATGGTTTAAATGTATATCAATGGTCATAATCAGTAGTCTTTTTCCTTATATTAGACTTGCGATATACATCCAGTTACAAGCTAATAGTAGTATTTCTTTTATGCATCTTGTTAATGACAGCATCTTCAGAATTCAAACATTACACACGGCAAAGGGTATTATAGTAAAGTTTGAATCATTCCAGTGTTCGACCAGAAGTGTTGATGCACATAAAAAAGCATACAAACAGGACACGAGTCTCCTTATGGCGTGCATTGACCTGCAGCAACGGGAACGGAAAATCGTGACTCGGGAACTCATGCTTCAGTACCATCCAAAATTCTCaattttgactttttattttattttaaggcGGATTTCTgatgcttttatttattttgtccaTTTTTGAAATCAATTCCATCTACTCTTAACCAGAGAAGTTGAGACCAGAGGTCATggttatttaacttttatttagtttagaTGGACAGTTTTTGTAAGACCTCTTTGTTTTAAATCAGTGACATTAACTTCAATAGAATTACTTTTAGATCCTTCGGCGGTTATCAAAACTATTTTCAACAAAAGCACCAGGAACACGATCTACATTGTTTTGAGATCATTTCAGCACTGATGGATGTCGAATACTTGGAAAtctactctcttttttttctctccactAAAGTATGCGTCTTGTTGTCTTGCTATGAATGGTACGTTATGGGTTTTTCTCTCCTTAGAGATTGTTTCTTTTAAACACAATAATAGAGAGAAAAGCTAAATTTGAAGCATATAACCAATATAATAACCAATAATTACCGTCAAATTTCCACCCAGCACATTTAATCTAGATTACACAAATATGCAGTACTCTTTTAAGTATCATGTCCTACAGGTTGACTACAAATATCAAAGGGAGAAAAAGGTGTGaaataagaaacaaacaaaagttTTGCAACTTCCTAAGAAGTTAGAAATGAGACCAATTTCAATCTTTTCCTTTGATTCCACTGTGACAGCAGGGCCCATTCCCCTTTTTGGCAAAAGAATCGCACCGATAACAGTATTACTTGTTGGATCTTAAGGAAAGGAATCTTGAACACACGCTTTCGAGCTTATTAAAATGCCGTTTTGAGCCCATATCACTGAAGAAAATTGACAAGAATTTATGTATCAGGATTGACCTAAAATGCCATTCGACCAGCCAGCCTGCTTTCTAGTATCCTCTTGTCTATAGCTGCGTCAATTGAGCTCAtctgaaaaaaaatgataataatgatCAGCATGTAATCATAGACCCCAAATACAACAATAAACTGAATATTCTACAGCATGGTCTTATGCAAGAGATCCAAACTCTGCGAAAGAAGCTGACCTGTGCCAAGTCTGAATTCACTTGttccataaaataaattgtaatgatGCTACGAATGGGCAAAAATCTGATGGGTAAGACCATTTTCCacccaaaaccccaaactttggaATCAAGCAGGGAGGAGAAAGAATAGCATTGGTAAAACTAAACccaataaaatcatatatacatACTCTTTTATGGTGTACATATGCTGGGATGAAAGATCACGAAGTTGAGTGTTTGCAGCAAGCTTCACAAATTATTTGGTggtaattataattaattacgaaaagaaaataatacagCACCTACTTGAATATTTAGATGCCCACAAGAATTGGAGCATAGCTTGTATTGCAGCCATTCAAAATAAAACAGCATGCACTACCCATTCAGTTTGGAAACAAGCGAGGACTGTCAAAACGATCCTATTTacttttccatttattttacttttaaaaaggattataaatttattcagaATGTACCTTTTTAAATAGGAAACAATGTCTAAACAACTGAATCTGAAAACAGGAAGCATAAAGCCTACTCATCTGGTTAGATGTGAAAGCAACTCCGTCTATTACAGAGGTAGTATGACTTACCTGGCTACTTTCATCATGCACCTGATATTTTGGCAAAGACATTCTTCTTTCCTCCTACAGTAACCAAACGTCACATCATTACCAaccaagaaaatattaaaacgaAACACAAAGATTTTATCAAGAACATAGCTTACCATGGACATTGCCTCGTCATCCCAAACTAAGTAGACTTCGTTGGTGGCAGGTTGAGAAGCAGGAGCTTTGTTTGCAATTACTGGGGGAGGCCCAATTGAAGGACCACCAGTATTTGGACCAGAAGCATAAGAGTGTGAATTACTTGCTGCTGCACCTATATAAGAAACAAATAGTGAGAAGGAAATGAAATCACTAGAATCACATAGGATTGATTAATCTCTAGAGAGAAAAACTaaatctcaataaaaaaaattgtcataaaaCCCCCCTGCAGTTCTGAATCAAGGTATCGGTCATAATTGTTCAAAGGAGAGAAAATACAAAGGTTACCTGGAACTCCTATAGGCTGGTAACTACTTGTTACAGAAGAGTGGGTACTCAAATGTGTATCAACAGGGACATTTGTAGACATCACTGGAGTAACTGATGGAACACTTGAGGGCAGAGGTGGAGCAGAATATGTTGAACCTTGAGTCGTTGTATGGTTGTTTCCAACAACAGGGAACAAAGGTTGTGAAACTGGGACCGGTGCAGATGTAAGCAATCCAGGAGGAGCAATCTGAGTTTGCAGTGCTGCTGGAGCAGTTGCTGGCAGTGGAGGCCTGACATTCTGCACAGGAAATAATGGCTGCTGTGTGTATGGGGCAGGAGGAGGAACTGAAACAGCTGGAGGTTGTGAAAACCATGGCTGTGGTCGAGGCGGAACCACCCAAGCATTTGGTGGCAGGGGTACAGCTGGATTATAACTATATCACAGGAATTAAGCGTGTGAGCAATTTTTGTGCCTctgataattttaaataagtaaaatatgtaAGATTTACAACTTCCTCCTTGCGTCAAAGAGGATGAATACAAATAGAGACATTGACATAAAGTAGTAACATACACTGGTGGAATTGCAGGCATGGCTGATCGTGGAGGATATCCTGTACCCAGAGGAGGTGGCCTCATTCCACCTACAAGCTGAGTTGGTGGAATATCAACCTTGGCTGCCTTTGATGGAACATCATCCTCTGcattaaaaccaaaatacaaACAATTGTGAGAAAGGAgattaaacattttttgtttcttcctgCTAACACTAACAATATTCATAGAATGTTGTGGCCTGAGTCTAGGAGAAATACTCCCATGACAGCAAAACACAATCAAGAAACAAGAGATAGATACAGCAGTCACAATATATATCTGGCATGATCTTACAACAAATTAAGCAAAACAcgcttttataaaaaatagggGTATCAAAGTGAGTGAACCTGGCTCACAAATTTTGACTCATTACATTTTGGGCTAAAAGTGAGTCAACGTATCTAGTGAGCCAGAAATTTTGTAACCTGACTTAATTCACCATGAGTCGACTTACTTAAACATATGTTCTCACAACTAAATTAGGTTCATTTTTTGGTGAGCTAAAACTTTCATAACACAGCTCAATCCACCTTAGGTTGGTAAGTCGACTCATATTATGTTGTCTCAAGttattttatatagttataGTTATTGCAATACAATCAAATGGATTGACTCGACTAATCTATTTCTAATAGTAGATTTAAAGTGTTCACCTATTTTAGCCAGCATCGGCATCATTATAAAGATAGTAAGGGAAAATAAAAGTGTCAACCTATATAATTGGGCAAACAAACAAATTAAGCTTCCAAACCATTCAAACATTATTGAATATCATTCTAGtcttcaaaaatatcaaaatgacAATCTACGTAATTAGAAGTAGTAAATAAAAAGGTgattgaaaaataacagaagGTTGTTGCTGGTGACTTCCGGGTCAAccataaaaaatagtatttattttttccaacCAAACCCAGCTCGATCCACGGCTGAGGgtttttgacagctctaatccAAAAGGATTAGTGGAAAAATAACACCCACTTCTCCGGCAAACACAAAAGGATTTGGCAGAACTGGTAGCTAATAAGTCATATCGTAAGCCAGGTATgagtgaaaaatacaaaaaccaaaaacagcTATTCGCTGATGACAGAAGCCATCAGACGATATTACCTTCTTCACCATAATGTGCAGCCAGAATATCTGGTGGAATCCCTTGCATTCCATATATTTCAATATCTGTACTCTCTCTGCCAGGTTTTGCATTGGGCACCctgagaaagaataaaaaaggaaaatcaaaacaacaaataacaaCGAGCAGAACAGCAGTATTTTCTGAAAGCGCATAAAATTTACCATCACCCACACTTTAAGAAGCAAATCCTCTTGGCTAAAGTACCCCCCTATCTTACCACCAAAAAATCTATTCAGGGATAGATCATTAGAATTCAGCCGAAATCAAACCACCATACAGCCAATTAATCCCTCACATTCCTTAaacataatcacaatcataacacCTACTGCATTTCTAGCAACGCATAGGATGTAACAACAAGGCGACTGTTAGGGACACAAATTACATTAactctctttcttccttaaaGTTTCACTTAcgttgttattaaaaaaaaatgcaaagcGGGAAAGAAAAAAGAGGGAAATAGGGATATACTTGGTGACGGATTCCTTGTGGACCTGGAGAACGTGGATGGCCATGCCGCTGGCGGTTGAGAGCTTCTTGTGGCAGACGTGACACTTAAAGTGCTTCGCTTTCTGATGCTGCACCAGGATCTTCTCGTCGTCGAATTCGCGATCGCAGTAGTAACACCACACCTTGGAGGAaaccctcttcttcttcttccccatGATAGTGATTCCGATCACTCGATAATTGAGTTTGTGGCGAAGGTTGCAGCCCGAGGTCTGTGCCCTGCAATGGcagggaagaggaagaagaagctaGGGCACGGATTCACAAGCCTAAACTTTCAATTGCGGCCCGGTTTGAAGATGGAAGCTCACATAAGaaacaatcaaaatcaatgTGAGAGAGTCTTCAGTGGCCCAATGGCAAGTGGCCCAAAAGTAATCTTATTCATTCACCACCTTTTCTTATTCCACCCCATACTACTATGTGTACCAtcatactaataaaaaataggtttaatacccaTCTTTGTCTCTAGTTtggttgacaaatctcaatttagtctctctttagaaaagtgtttgaaattggtccttacttttaaatttttgagtcaaaatagtccATTCCattaaataatgacaaacggtgttaaattctttttctctctcttctcattttctatgcattgcaggtttttgtcagcatttgcagtatttaatgattattgtactttttccaataaaatttaatatgattaaataaaaaatttaattttttaatgatttttttgtttttgtttaaattttatgatgtataactaaataatattttgtttttatgatgtatataactaaataaaaaataaaatttaaacaaaaacaaaaaaatcaaaaaaatttagTTGGAATGCCTTTCTACTTCTTTATAAATGTGATTCtctttaaaaaagtatttttatttagttattatttttacggtacatttttttttaattttgaaaaattgattaaaaataaatctaaatatatatttttaattcctgTAAAATAAgtgagtttataatttttttaaaagtatttatttcttaattactctaaaattaaaaataaaaaatttaattttttaatgatttttttgtttttgtttaaattttattttttatttagttatatacatcataaaaacaaaatattatttagttatatacatcataaaatttaaacaaaaacaaaaaaatcattaaaaaattaaattttttatttaatcatattaatttttttatggggAAAAGTACAATAATCATTAATACTGTAAATGTTGACAAAAACCTGCAATACACAGAAaatgaggagagagaaaaaaaaaatttaacaccgtttgtcattatttaacggaagggactattttgactcaaaaatttaaaagtaaggaccaatttcaaacacttttctaaagagggactaaattgagatttgccaACCAAACTAGAGACAAAATtgggtattaaacctaaaaaatatataactttaataGCTTGTTCTACTTGCAAACCCAATGTAGACAATCTACTTGGGCAGTTTCTTTTTACACCCCATACTTTTGTTTTCTGCACCTTCATAAGTGTGAAGAAATTCAAATCGTTTATGGTTTAGAAAGATTGTAGATTACATAAATTTAAGTTTGGAAAATACTTttgaatctaaaaatataactattaagaaagaaaacattGATTAATATCgattgataattaatattaacctatattaataagtaaatagcgttgttgatattgttaaaaaaaataatcgattTTGGCTGAAAAGGAAGACCATCAATGGTTGAAAAAAAGTGCATCGACATCTAATGATATTGTTCTGTCTTTAATAGTTCTCATCATAAAAGATATGAAGATCATTCTCCAACTTTCGGCACAATTAATGGCCACCATAATCTTATTAGAGCTTATGATTAATCATTAATCAGATTTTGTGTGCTAAACCATCATGTTCACTAatttccctattttttttttagaaaatgttaTCAAGATAGTTGAGTCAAACTAATGCAAAggcaaaaattaaattttggtttaaatttgTCTTTATTCTTTGAATCTTGAGTTCTgctattatttcttaaaatttaaaattattttaaaaaggattATAGAAATGATTTGTTTTCTGATATGATAGAAcattctggttttagttttgtttaataAGGGAGTACAGTTAAACATTAACAGGAATCATCACGTGACTCCTACATATGATGAAGAGATAAAGCAAATTCATTGTCAATAAATACTGATTAGAAACCTCTAACCATGCTGACAGCAAGGCCTAAATg
Coding sequences:
- the LOC106773665 gene encoding protein SUPPRESSOR OF FRI 4 isoform X1 translates to MGKKKKRVSSKVWCYYCDREFDDEKILVQHQKAKHFKCHVCHKKLSTASGMAIHVLQVHKESVTKVPNAKPGRESTDIEIYGMQGIPPDILAAHYGEEEDDVPSKAAKVDIPPTQLVGGMRPPPLGTGYPPRSAMPAIPPVYNPAVPLPPNAWVVPPRPQPWFSQPPAVSVPPPAPYTQQPLFPVQNVRPPLPATAPAALQTQIAPPGLLTSAPVPVSQPLFPVVGNNHTTTQGSTYSAPPLPSSVPSVTPVMSTNVPVDTHLSTHSSVTSSYQPIGVPGAAASNSHSYASGPNTGGPSIGPPPVIANKAPASQPATNEVYLVWDDEAMSMEERRMSLPKYQVHDESSQLAANTQLRDLSSQHMYTIKDIITIYFMEQVNSDLAQVSFFRRVWISCIRPCCRIFSLLLYLGSMITC
- the LOC106773665 gene encoding protein SUPPRESSOR OF FRI 4 isoform X2; the encoded protein is MGKKKKRVSSKVWCYYCDREFDDEKILVQHQKAKHFKCHVCHKKLSTASGMAIHVLQVHKESVTKVPNAKPGRESTDIEIYGMQGIPPDILAAHYGEEEDDVPSKAAKVDIPPTQLVGGMRPPPLGTGYPPRSAMPAIPPVYNPAVPLPPNAWVVPPRPQPWFSQPPAVSVPPPAPYTQQPLFPVQNVRPPLPATAPAALQTQIAPPGLLTSAPVPVSQPLFPVVGNNHTTTQGSTYSAPPLPSSVPSVTPVMSTNVPVDTHLSTHSSVTSSYQPIGVPGAAASNSHSYASGPNTGGPSIGPPPVIANKAPASQPATNEVYLVWDDEAMSMEERRMSLPKYQVHDESSQLAANTQLRDLSSQHMYTIKDIITIYFMEQVNSDLAQMSSIDAAIDKRILESRLAGRMAF
- the LOC106773665 gene encoding protein SUPPRESSOR OF FRI 4 isoform X3 translates to MGKKKKRVSSKVWCYYCDREFDDEKILVQHQKAKHFKCHVCHKKLSTASGMAIHVLQVHKESVTKVPNAKPGRESTDIEIYGMQGIPPDILAAHYGEEEDDVPSKAAKVDIPPTQLVGGMRPPPLGTGYPPRSAMPAIPPVYNPAVPLPPNAWVVPPRPQPWFSQPPAVSVPPPAPYTQQPLFPVQNVRPPLPATAPAALQTQIAPPGLLTSAPVPVSQPLFPVVGNNHTTTQGSTYSAPPLPSSVPSVTPVMSTNVPVDTHLSTHSSVTSSYQPIGVPGAAASNSHSYASGPNTGGPSIGPPPVIANKAPASQPATNEVYLVWDDEAMSMEERRMSLPKYQVHDESSQMSSIDAAIDKRILESRLAGRMAF
- the LOC106760335 gene encoding IRK-interacting protein → MASTSKSPHFTPIQEDREFDELAGEETTRHTRSTPSHHHHPPTPIINTKSNTHKKKRSESEEDSSVSCNKCRPHSRDKIFILPFDHAANNNASHTKQSSSLLASPNGIFRSLVSKLTRKSPMSSSHHNPLPASREEQWKMAVAELSHKLLHATRKRDEALLEASRLMHSMGELEKKLNKLELYCHSLKSGLEQCANANANAVSSPTPFKQSQTLHQDAVIQHFLVAISEARSSVKLLSRSLTMQLRHMGSKVYEKVSFLLQPYDVKISFSKNPRSLLFYLEALLNRTFFEDFETIGFQKNACNAVLNPVERCEESFRCFNMLQGLTWEEVLSKGTRHFSEEFSRFCDRKMSEIVAMLGWNRAWPEPLLQAFFGASKSVWMVHLLANSVHPSLPIFRVDKGVTFDSVYMEDMGGDKASKLVPSVVRIMVTPGFYVYGSAVKCKVLCRYLSSSSISNNTNNDTNHIFHGNNSNKEEDKGLTQTS